The proteins below are encoded in one region of Oncorhynchus masou masou isolate Uvic2021 chromosome 15, UVic_Omas_1.1, whole genome shotgun sequence:
- the prr33 gene encoding mucin-2 has product MAASYSNVNEPGLLFQQYPPALLPKPGKENARLQKLLKKTEKKIKKKAAPEIAKTPVPFRSSLSPVNEASPDLEHSDHSTPPKTPEASFYTQHPRFSVRPVYRHVASPYPQQRGATFGGTARFAPQLYAAPAPTFPQYVAPLYTCTPTPPSAVPGPALHELAPKTPEQTSSVLDVTTTAAAQIAPPVTASVPHPLSAPVALVTVTPAATQPTLRIAPVVIHRKSPSPRFKATEAALKAPKSMFDVPQIRVYTAFMSPLHDYTGSKTATADALSLSITPTSEITRAFTSTAEIKRSATPTSGVKRGLTPTPGLQRSATPTSEVKRAKTPTHDFLTPRTPLGRPKTPSFHVSRAKTPVFEISRTNPLLFAVSPITTEAQISNTPTPGTNAASQSLSDPPKSPSTILGARTLNGEVTSKETPTAKSPPQNTSKPEAPRHESPVVESDRPKTPTDLLGYQRPKTPTGVAPTFGYQRPKTPTDITPKSAAPSYGYQRPKTPTIVTLKPTAPTDGYQRPKTPTKETSKPTAPSDGYPRPKTPTNEGHKPMTPTIEYQKPQPPAGCQRPKTPTAGVSSIGFQRPKTPTYVDPKPTHTYYGLTPAAYVAHGGIQSFSPLFGISRSKTPTQEESKTQELEASKTPTQELPVKSHPLPEVSNQEAPFKELEKTISSEAIVSTTVVKLPLPTIVVTQAEEVSETRVSTAVTSKISTPIAEMPKVKTVANTRPWAKSPTPEVTTPVKTPTYGVYPKPKTPTPETQRKTIPPLSKAESPVAKASVVQQKELKESTEPKMPTKATTEAKPVGTKPTNSSPLAKTTSPENLLLPAKPKNNQEAQPEKVVSAPTTPLTEKKEERKDSFPAAEPLLKVIQKPKGMMKSKLSGWSRLKKHMVVEEEPPMFTESDPKKETAKVTEQEGGEARKDEKVLFKDMVAAVTADDPPKAAKKWDSLLFDMFSTKEKIMQVIEASKSDEERKEQPKDAGKEIPSFAHRLPVLLFSPKFDAKRLREAASRPLTKISTVFEMGLIGRKNKDEEPKDFNRTARGFTCP; this is encoded by the coding sequence ATGGCTGCCAGTTATAGCAATGTCAATGAACCAGGCCTGCTTTTCCAGCAGTACCCTCCAGCTCTACTGCCCAAGCCTGGCAAGGAAAATGCTAGACTCCAGAAACTACTCAAGAAAACGgagaaaaaaatcaagaaaaaagCCGCTCCTGAGATTGCAAAGACACCTGTCCCTTTCCGCTCAAGCCTCTCTCCTGTGAATGAAGCAAGTCCTGACTTGGAGCACAGTgaccactcaacccctcccaaaACTCCAGAGGCATCCTTCTACACACAGCACCCCAGATTTTCTGTCAGGCCAGTCTATCGTCATGTGGCATCCCCTTACCCGCAGCAACGAGGAGCCACTTTTGGTGGAACAGCAAGGTTTGCCCCACAGCTGTATGCTGCTCCAGCCCCCACCTTCCCCCAATATGTGGCCCCACTCTACACATGTACTCCAACACCCCCGTCAGCCGTTCCAGGGCCAGCCTTGCATGAATTGGCACCCAAAACGCCTGAGCAAACGTCCTCTGTGCTTGACGTGACAACGACAGCTGCTGCTCAAATTGCTCCTCCAGTCACTGCTTCAGTACCTCATCCACTCAGTGCTCCAGTTGCTCTTGTCACAGTCACTCCTGCTGCCACACAACCTACTCTGCGAATAGCCCCAGTAGTAATACACCGCAAAAGTCCAAGTCCACGTTTTAAAGCTACCGAAGCTGCACTAAAAGCACCCAAATCGATGTTTGATGTCCCTCAAATTAGGGTCTATACTGCATTTATGTCCCCCCTCCATGATTATACTGGATCAAAGACAGCTACTGCAGACGCATTATCTCTGAGTATAACACCCACATCAGAAATCACAAGAGCTTTTACATCAACTGCTGAAATCAAAAGGAGTGCAACACCTACATCCGGGGTAAAAAGAGGTTTAACACCTACCCCTGGACTCCAAAGGAGTGCAACGCCTACATCTGAAGTGAAAAGAGCTAAAACACCAACTCATGATTTTTTAACCCCAAGAACTCCTTTAGGTCGCCCTAAGACACCCTCATTTCATGTGTCCCGTGCCAAAACACCTGTTTTTGAAATATCAAGAACCAACCCACTTTTATTCGCTGTATCACCCATTACTACAGAGGCACAGATATCTAACACACCAACACCTGGTACTAATGCTGCCAGTCAGTCTTTGTCTGACCCTCCAAAATCACCTTCAACTATTCTAGGTGCAAGAACTCTGAATGGGGAAGTGACGTCAAAAGAGACTCCCACAGCTAAATCACCTCCGCAGAACACTTCAAAACCAGAGGCTCCTCGACACGAAAGTCCTGTAGTTGAGTCTGACAGACCAAAGACCCCGACAGATCTATTAGGCTATCAAAGACCCAAGACTCCAACAGGTGTTGCACCCACATTTGGGTACCAAAGGCCCAAGACTCCAACAGATATCACACCGAAATCTGCTGCACCCTCCTATGGGTACCAAAGACCCAAGACTCCAACAATTGTCACACTAAAGCCTACAGCACCCACAGATGGGTACCAAAGACCCAAGACACCAACAAAAGAAACATCAAAACCTACAGCACCCTCAGATGGGTATCCAAGGCCCAAGACTCCCACCAATGAAGGGCATAAACCTATGACTCCAACAATTGAGTATCAAAAACCACAACCACCAGCAGGGTGTCAAAGACCAAAGACTCCCACAGCTGGGGTATCATCTATAGGATTTCAAAGGCCCAAGACACCAACATATGTGGATCCTAAACCAACCCATACTTATTATGGGTTGACTCCTGCTGCATATGTTGCCCATGGTGGAATCCAAagtttttcacctttatttggaATATCCAGGTCTAAGACGCCGACTCAAGAGGAATCTAAAACCCAAGAGCTAGAAGCATCTAAAACACCTACCCAAGAGTTACCTGTAAAATCTCATCCTTTGCCCGAGGTGTCAAACCAGGAAGCACCCTTCAAAGAACTGGAAAAAACTATTTCAAGTGAGGCCATAGTATCCACGACAGTAGTTAAGCTTCCGCTTCCAACCATTGTTGTTACACAAGCTGAAGAGGTCTCAGAAACAAGAGTATCCACAGCTGTGACCAGCAAAATATCAACTCCCATTGCTGAAATGCCAAAGGTTAAAACTGTGGCAAACACAAGACCATGGGCTAAATCTCCAACACCAGAGGTTACAACCCCAGTGAAGACACCAACTTATGGAGTTTACCCAAAACCCAAGACACCCACCCCAGAAACCCAACGCAAGACAATACCTCCTTTATCAAAAGCAGAATCTCCTGTGGCTAAAGCCAGTGTGGTGCAACAGAAAGAGTTGAAGGAATCAACAGAGCCTAAAATGCCAACCAAAGCAACCACTGAGGCTAAACCAGTAGGGACAAAGCCAACCAATTCTTCTCCACTTGCAAAGACTACATCTCCTGAGAATCTTTTGTTGCCGGCTAAACCAAAGAATAACCAGGAAGCCCAACCTGAAAAGGTGGTATCAGCTCCAACCACACCATTGACAgagaagaaggaagagaggaaagacTCTTTCCCAGCAGCTGAACCTCTTCTTAAAGTGATCCAAAAGCCAAAGGGCATGATGAAGTCTAAACTCAGTGGTTGGTCACGGCTCAAGAAGCACATGGTAGTGGAAGAAGAACCACCTATGTTCACAGAATCAGATCCTAAGAAAGAAACCGCCAAGGTGACTGAGCAGGAAGGAGGTGAAGCAAGAAAGGATGAAAAGGTGTTATTTAAAGACATGGTGGCAGCCGTAACAGCTGACGATCCTCCCAAGGCAGCGAAGAAGTGGGATTCTCTTCTCTTCGATATGTTCTCCACTAAAGAGAAGATTATGCAGGTGATTGAAGCCAGCAAAAGtgatgaggagaggaaagagcaGCCAAAGGATGCAGGGAAAGAAATCCCATCCTTCGCCCATCGTCTGCCTGTCCTCCTTTTCAGCCCAAAGTTTGATGCCAAAAGGCTAAGAGAGGCTGCGTCAAGGCCACTAACTAAAATTTCGACAGTGTTTGAGATGGGTCTCATAGGGCGTAAAAATAAAGACGAGGAACCAAAAGACTTTAACAGAACAGCTAGAGGGTTCACTTGTCCTTAA